The following coding sequences lie in one Candidatus Methanomethylicota archaeon genomic window:
- a CDS encoding pyridoxal-phosphate dependent enzyme — protein MKLICTGCGEAYGYDLNMKFCVKCGCGLTFELKLPRKFEYKSELNGIWKYSEILPKTSVMISLGEGNTHIHRSTTLGLELNVDLWFKDETIEPTGSYLDRSSALATSFMKSIGLNSITVYSKGNLGASIAAYAAKSGLKVRIHVDRSIDMGKLYQMVAYGAEVRIEKSMEQTPKTNIVDYDPIVNEAKKTIAWEIIMQLREPPEYIIIPMGEGGLAYHTYKALNEMKSLGLLRGEMPKIIGVQPEGCKPIVEAFESGVENVEALEAKTDIRDLMVQKPKYGKAALKAIKDSGGCAVAVDESEARKALSELARYEGILAEPAASLTIAGLKKLIKAGSIERGAKVVCIITGSGLKDTKTLRMMALESPGISGVIRDMAGGWIGDTKLTIMKILSGGEMYGYQIWRELKDRYGLNIRIPTLYQHLKELMEEGYVVKSRSEKVMGRIREYYALTEKGVRAI, from the coding sequence TTGAAGTTGATTTGCACTGGATGTGGAGAAGCGTATGGATACGATTTAAACATGAAGTTTTGCGTTAAATGTGGATGTGGATTAACCTTCGAATTGAAATTGCCGAGGAAGTTTGAGTATAAGTCTGAACTCAATGGCATATGGAAATACTCAGAAATACTCCCAAAAACTAGTGTAATGATAAGTTTAGGTGAGGGGAACACGCATATACATAGGAGCACAACGCTTGGCTTGGAATTGAATGTGGATTTATGGTTTAAAGATGAAACCATAGAACCCACAGGCTCATATCTTGATAGATCATCAGCCCTAGCCACATCATTCATGAAGAGCATAGGCTTAAACTCAATAACAGTATACTCAAAGGGGAATCTAGGGGCATCCATAGCTGCATATGCAGCCAAATCGGGATTGAAGGTTAGGATACATGTGGATAGGAGCATAGATATGGGGAAACTATATCAAATGGTGGCTTATGGAGCTGAAGTTAGAATTGAGAAGTCCATGGAGCAAACCCCAAAAACAAACATAGTTGATTACGATCCAATAGTGAATGAAGCTAAGAAGACAATTGCATGGGAGATAATTATGCAATTGAGGGAGCCACCAGAATACATAATCATACCAATGGGTGAAGGTGGACTAGCATACCACACATATAAAGCCTTAAACGAAATGAAAAGCCTAGGATTACTGAGGGGGGAGATGCCAAAGATAATTGGAGTACAACCAGAGGGATGCAAACCAATAGTGGAAGCATTTGAGAGTGGGGTGGAAAATGTTGAAGCTTTAGAGGCGAAGACTGATATAAGGGATTTAATGGTTCAAAAGCCAAAATATGGGAAAGCAGCTTTAAAAGCCATTAAAGATAGTGGTGGATGCGCAGTGGCTGTGGATGAATCTGAAGCAAGAAAAGCTTTAAGCGAACTAGCCAGATACGAAGGGATACTTGCAGAGCCAGCTGCAAGTCTAACAATAGCTGGATTGAAGAAGCTCATAAAAGCTGGAAGCATAGAGAGGGGGGCGAAGGTGGTATGCATAATAACTGGTAGCGGATTGAAGGATACGAAGACACTTAGGATGATGGCATTGGAAAGCCCGGGGATTAGTGGAGTAATAAGGGATATGGCTGGTGGATGGATTGGGGATACGAAGCTAACGATAATGAAAATACTCTCTGGTGGGGAGATGTATGGATACCAGATTTGGAGGGAACTTAAAGATAGGTATGGGTTAAACATTAGAATACCCACACTATACCAACATCTAAAGGAGCTCATGGAAGAGGGTTATGTGGTTAAGAGTAGGAGTGAGAAGGTTATGGGTAGAATTAGAGAGTACTATGCACTAACAGAGAAGGGGGTAAGGGCTATTTAA
- a CDS encoding tributyrin esterase: protein MVSVAVSEVEIDASNLSLREVNARIREAVGRGLRVHLKNASHIYGLAAGLKSGDIVIDGDAGDYLAMLNGGAKITVNGNAGDYVADGAWSGEVIVKGCVGYGASMYAYGGVLVVYGDAGDAVGQILKGATVIVNGCAGDSIGLYMVGGDIIIVGDAGKLVGDWMIRGCIYIGGKYESLGNNAKEAELTDDDVKKLSNLFNKYNVKADPSKFKKIVPLSLRPFYG, encoded by the coding sequence GTGGTTTCTGTGGCGGTTTCCGAAGTTGAGATCGATGCCTCAAATCTCTCCCTTAGAGAGGTTAATGCAAGGATCCGTGAAGCTGTTGGTAGGGGGTTGAGGGTTCACTTAAAGAATGCCAGTCACATATATGGTCTTGCAGCTGGGCTTAAGTCTGGAGATATAGTTATTGATGGTGATGCTGGAGATTACCTTGCAATGCTTAATGGTGGGGCTAAGATTACAGTTAATGGTAATGCTGGCGATTATGTTGCTGATGGAGCTTGGTCTGGTGAAGTCATTGTTAAGGGTTGTGTGGGTTACGGTGCATCCATGTATGCTTATGGTGGTGTACTTGTGGTTTATGGTGATGCCGGTGATGCTGTTGGACAGATACTTAAGGGTGCCACTGTAATCGTTAATGGTTGTGCTGGTGATTCAATAGGGCTCTACATGGTTGGTGGAGACATAATAATTGTTGGTGATGCTGGTAAGCTTGTTGGAGACTGGATGATTAGGGGTTGCATTTATATTGGGGGGAAGTATGAGAGTTTAGGTAATAATGCTAAGGAAGCTGAATTGACTGACGATGATGTTAAGAAGCTTTCAAACCTATTCAACAAGTATAATGTGAAGGCAGATCCATCGAAGTTTAAGAAGATAGTTCCATTATCCCTAAGACCATTCTATGGGTGA
- a CDS encoding ECF transporter S component: protein MGVLSIPEPFKSIVSLYATLMAFLIIFFIASFKVGLWYSGLFMFASSIISIIAIASPTIYGLPQYDLPPLTLGLILSLASGLIVVFKAPKPFIGKPILTPLEISVTALLSALQAFLTAFVGAIFPSPTGGYTHIGDTITFLAAFLFGPKIAILTGIIGSLVADFYLAYPRWYVSIIAHGAEGFIAGLSYRRSLPIKVILSIIAGFSMAFTYFYVNIFIKGYALAMVSFIRDFFGQALISLVIAILIHKPIEKALRGILKST, encoded by the coding sequence ATGGGTGTCTTAAGTATTCCAGAACCATTTAAGTCCATTGTGAGTCTCTATGCAACTTTGATGGCTTTCCTAATCATATTCTTCATAGCCTCATTTAAAGTTGGATTATGGTATTCTGGTTTATTCATGTTTGCATCATCCATAATATCCATTATAGCCATAGCTTCACCAACAATTTACGGTTTACCACAATATGATCTACCCCCATTAACCCTCGGTTTAATTTTGTCTCTAGCTTCAGGCTTAATTGTGGTTTTCAAAGCTCCCAAACCATTTATTGGTAAGCCAATATTGACTCCATTGGAGATATCAGTTACAGCTTTATTGAGTGCCCTGCAAGCTTTCTTAACAGCCTTTGTTGGTGCAATATTCCCCTCACCTACAGGTGGATACACGCATATTGGTGATACAATAACCTTCCTAGCTGCATTCCTTTTCGGACCTAAAATTGCAATTCTAACTGGAATAATTGGGAGTCTTGTTGCAGACTTCTACCTAGCTTATCCAAGATGGTATGTTTCCATAATTGCCCATGGAGCTGAGGGATTTATTGCAGGCTTATCTTACCGTAGGAGTCTACCAATCAAGGTAATCCTATCAATAATTGCTGGTTTCTCCATGGCCTTCACATACTTCTACGTTAACATATTCATTAAAGGTTACGCTTTGGCAATGGTATCTTTCATTAGGGACTTCTTCGGTCAAGCCCTAATATCCCTAGTAATAGCGATCTTGATTCATAAGCCCATTGAGAAGGCTTTGAGGGGGATTTTGAAATCCACTTAA
- a CDS encoding DUF72 domain-containing protein: protein MHVHVGCCGFSISRKRYYSLFDVVELQETFYDPPNMDRLKTLRSEAPSNFTFTLKCWQAITHPLSSQTWRRAKHVPDKALSDRYGFLKPTKEVFEAWNMVLEGAKVLDAKVIVIQTPPSFNYTDENYNNAIQFFSSTSSSNIILGWEPRGDWLEKPDKILDVVGRFKNVIHIVDPFRAKPALVKDKLYFRLHGIGGGEVNYKYKYTDEDLSKLKSMIMDYKVQGASEFYVMFNNVYMADDASRFKQLVEVM, encoded by the coding sequence TTGCATGTTCATGTTGGATGTTGTGGATTCAGCATTTCAAGGAAGAGGTATTATAGCCTATTCGATGTGGTTGAGCTTCAAGAAACATTCTACGATCCACCAAACATGGATAGGCTTAAGACTTTGAGGTCTGAAGCTCCAAGCAATTTCACATTCACATTGAAGTGTTGGCAGGCCATTACGCATCCACTCAGCTCCCAAACTTGGAGGAGGGCTAAACATGTTCCAGATAAAGCTCTAAGCGATAGGTATGGGTTCCTAAAGCCCACAAAGGAGGTTTTTGAAGCTTGGAATATGGTTTTGGAGGGGGCTAAAGTTTTAGATGCAAAGGTCATTGTAATTCAAACACCACCAAGCTTCAATTACACTGATGAAAACTACAATAATGCAATACAATTCTTCTCATCAACCTCATCATCAAATATAATTTTAGGTTGGGAGCCTAGGGGGGATTGGCTTGAAAAGCCTGACAAAATACTGGATGTGGTTGGTAGGTTTAAGAATGTAATTCACATTGTAGACCCATTTAGAGCTAAACCAGCACTTGTTAAGGATAAACTCTACTTTAGACTTCACGGTATAGGTGGAGGCGAAGTGAACTATAAGTACAAGTATACGGATGAAGATCTATCAAAGTTGAAGAGTATGATAATGGATTATAAAGTTCAGGGGGCTTCAGAATTCTATGTAATGTTCAATAACGTTTACATGGCTGATGATGCATCAAGATTTAAGCAGTTGGTGGAAGTTATGTAG
- a CDS encoding FMN-binding glutamate synthase family protein yields the protein MSTHPLYAKIASKRYGETPYKEVWEEIRYRAETGKYIIRGFGYSGRLPHFDDLLLVPAHLAPPAPVDTYREKVDTSVVIGGGMVEKPVKLQTPVLIAAMSYGATSREFKLACAKAANMTGTATNTGEGGMVFTVKDNGEIEYTEYQYTKPNGYLAVQFASGRWGVSIDYLLNSDIIEVKYGQGAKPGMGGHLLGEKVTEEIARTRGIPVGTDCLSPSRHMDIRSLEELKKVIGIIRDVIGYEKPVGIKFGPGRVYKDVYMAAQCDIDFVAVDGKYGGTGASPDHAIQNVGLPTIAIIPAADRALRDAGVRDSVTLIALGGFRDGGDVAKALALGADAVALASAIEIAAGCTLCGQCSLGKCAVGICTQDPELRKRFGGGKGIDQGALWISNYIHAVTKEVAQIAAAIGHKSIKEFNKEDLRAITVEAAAISGVKLAGLEDYVLPQWKWF from the coding sequence ATGTCTACACATCCATTATATGCTAAGATAGCCAGTAAGAGGTATGGTGAAACACCATATAAGGAGGTTTGGGAAGAGATTAGGTATAGAGCTGAGACTGGGAAGTACATTATAAGGGGGTTTGGATATTCTGGGAGGCTTCCACACTTCGACGACCTACTACTGGTTCCAGCACATCTAGCACCACCAGCACCTGTGGATACATATAGGGAGAAGGTTGATACAAGTGTGGTCATTGGTGGTGGGATGGTTGAGAAGCCAGTGAAACTGCAGACTCCAGTTTTAATTGCCGCAATGAGTTACGGTGCCACCAGTAGGGAGTTCAAGCTTGCATGTGCAAAGGCAGCTAACATGACTGGTACAGCCACAAATACTGGTGAAGGTGGAATGGTCTTCACAGTGAAGGATAATGGTGAAATAGAATATACAGAGTATCAGTATACAAAGCCCAATGGATACCTAGCAGTTCAATTTGCATCTGGAAGGTGGGGTGTGAGCATAGACTACCTATTAAACAGCGACATTATAGAGGTTAAGTATGGTCAGGGAGCTAAACCTGGGATGGGTGGACATCTATTGGGGGAGAAGGTTACTGAGGAGATAGCTAGAACTCGTGGGATCCCTGTGGGGACTGATTGTCTAAGTCCATCTAGACACATGGATATAAGATCCCTAGAGGAACTCAAGAAGGTTATAGGGATAATTAGGGATGTTATCGGGTATGAGAAGCCTGTTGGAATTAAGTTTGGACCTGGGAGGGTTTATAAGGATGTTTATATGGCTGCCCAATGCGACATAGATTTCGTTGCAGTTGACGGCAAGTATGGTGGTACTGGTGCAAGTCCAGATCACGCTATACAGAATGTTGGTTTACCAACCATAGCCATAATACCTGCAGCTGATAGGGCTTTGAGGGATGCTGGGGTTAGGGATAGTGTGACTCTAATAGCTTTGGGTGGATTTAGGGATGGTGGTGATGTCGCTAAGGCATTGGCTCTTGGAGCTGATGCTGTAGCTTTAGCTTCAGCCATAGAGATAGCTGCTGGATGCACATTGTGTGGTCAATGTTCATTGGGTAAATGTGCTGTTGGTATATGCACGCAAGATCCGGAGCTTAGGAAGAGGTTTGGTGGGGGTAAGGGGATAGATCAAGGGGCATTATGGATTTCCAATTACATACATGCTGTGACTAAGGAGGTTGCTCAGATAGCTGCTGCCATAGGGCATAAGAGCATTAAGGAA